Proteins encoded within one genomic window of Triticum aestivum cultivar Chinese Spring chromosome 2D, IWGSC CS RefSeq v2.1, whole genome shotgun sequence:
- the LOC123052349 gene encoding protein TIME FOR COFFEE: protein MERIREGRRAALAMSGGAPPPRRRLRSNGGGVSGGAGPRGSPRSERRRGERLMLNGNGRDDGDDTSDDSLGDDDDDADEELAASAPRFPPVQRRSPSTAPPPSPPQPGAAHHHSSSSSGGGGGGGYNNHHHHGQQQMHRRGGSNPKGPIVWKAADEMIGVPVPRKARSASTKRSSHEWTGPGGGSGGAVAVDGSQIQRPSSRPISPASTSATAPVRKKLKTLGGGGSSGGSGPVPKQRPSPASAPPAAPPQPPPAKISKSPSFIQEEIEVAEVLFGLTRQFPCPPKQENTNHKPEPKDAPEAKSGNSSPAPSSSGVRPADSASLTTTAPKRKRPRLVKYDNENLPASPAKPDTAEPPSRPEVPPVARSDAKPSVLAVAESGASSTAAATAGAQQESTREPEKREDHRGRDPELRASESDRRDPGPESSRAEPPAAAVKPDGEAAAPVGSEARNGEATTATKSELASDGARQEKFCIDLMGLDSEMDVDVRGNSEKKDGERTRRGLEINLEDEKAQRIPAEEHAPKKLTLQLDLEKPSQGDEKSPSERRQPPLPPQQQQQQHKPSKSEVKHEKSPLPAASPPMPMTVGGWMGTFPPFSYIAPVPGLSAPGLHHPMDIKPGTSAGLQHPALPPLPVRPKRCATHCYIAQQIQYHQRITKMNSFWPTTAAAAAAAAAAATRSAPFFGPRGPFNMGVVPPAEAASLLANPMQGSYPVRAHAPLQETKAPSMVPSPFQGSLSKDKASSSSASVAESNQRKQPPALEAQQSSPMPPNMMQAPTFIFPFNQHAAAVAAATAAANRMGDTKSSGTSSAMPSSATAHASAAHPGAPAMNLSFANMQPGDAQFLAILQNGYPFQLAAAHAGGAPSYRGMAPPGAGVPFFNGHVYSPHMLNPSQQQGTQQQNHQKNPMPSLSGSSQKHQPQQSQGLLGYAPNANAAAAAAAAAAANSSQSYSSGNQRPVLLHGHAHRQDPDKTLQDGQSSDDKSSHHQKGGHEHNFAIPMHLPNFALMPSAGNQSEKKSNDHHQQPPTSRGQGVRIDLASSQPFVMPFGSIGAPGSAPNGLDFSSLAQNHALFQSHQEAGRHGYPQLNFASAQSVQAAQHKPQHQNAAEAKSVAGDSSSMPSAGDNERKKSASAKYPSDSQQHSLSFSKPENKSFMHPFLGSSANEPSVRTLSLIGAESSNAFGLGSSKSSSASTAAATSAAAPSAPTMSQQQQIQLQLHQHHQHQMQQQFQQQQQQQQQQQQQQQLQQQQQQQQQQQQQQQQHQQHMLQLQKQQQQQQLFQNHLNSRPRSAAPSNASGYSDRLSATNFQNLMYPSSASQGGVPGQSPQLKASSSMRVSAPPSAASVPAASSPSNLIMMKNSGLHQQAKALQALSTPNHQSQSMSSSKIGHSLTNLSTGGAGDLSRSSNAPVASGSPSNSVSKSTGGSPPASGSAKGGQPVVQLSSPQQHAAKNSPSTSGSKSASTNPYSSMPMPSILGQQPNMAHSGGKQQSHGPSLKQQQPFPQGHGHGHFFISNAFAPQGPPQHVNAGAGAGLYQKRSADKTQQQQQQQQQNAVSGSSAMLSLGSMSMSTSAIPADAGKAHSAAGSNMKANLHPAPGGFMHLATAGQSASGSPHSHLSAAQLTFSMPMPVKPTSDQKPAAGK from the exons ATGGAGCGGATCCGGGAAGGCAGGAGGGCCGCACTGGCCATGTCCGGCGGGGCGCCACCGCCGCGGCGGCGGCTGAGGAGCAACGGCGGCGGCGTCTCCGGCGGCGCGGGGCCGAGGGGCTCGCCTCGGTCCGAGAGGAGGCGGGGGGAGCGGCTCATGCTCAACGGCAACGggcgcgacgacggcgacgacaCCTCCGACgacagcctcggcgacgacgacgacgacgccgacgAGGAGCTCGCCGCCTCCGCGCCCAGGTTCCCGCCGGTGCAGCGCCGCTCGCCCAGCACGGCGCCCCCGCCGTCCCCGCCACAGCCTGGCGCCGCGCACCAccacagcagtagcagcagcggcggcggcggcggcggcggttacaacaaccaccaccaccacgggCAGCAGCAGATGCACCGGAGGGGGGGCTCCAATCCCAAGGGCCCCATAGTGTGGAAGGCCGCCGACGAAATGATCGGCGTTCCAGTCCCGAGGAAGGCGCGCTCAG CTTCTACCAAGAGGTCTTCGCACGAGTGGACAGGCCCCGGCGGTGGAAGCGGCGGCGCCGTCGCTGTAGACGGCTCGCAGATCCAGCGGCCTTCTTCACGGCCGATCTCGCCGGCATCCACATCGGCCACCGCCCCTGTTCGGAAAAAGCTG AAAACACTTGGCGGCGGTGGGAGCAGCGGCGGTTCTGGGCCTGTACCGAAGCAGCGGCCGTCGCCGGCATCAGCTCCTCCGGCAGCCCCGCCTCAGCCGCCACCAGCAAAGATTTCCAAGTCGCCATCGTTCATTCAGGAGGAGATCGAGGTCGCCGAGGTGCTATTTGGCCTGACACGGCAGTTCCCCTGCCCTCCCAAGCAGGAGAACACGAACCACAAGCCGGAGCCAAAGGACGCGCCGGAGGCCAAGTCCGGGAACTCTTCGCCGGCTCCGTCGTCATCTGGCGTCCGGCCGGCAGATTCAGCCTCTCTCACCACTACAG CCCCAAAGAGGAAGCGGCCACGGCTCGTCAAGTACGACAACGAGAACCTCCCGGCGAGCCCAGCAAAACCGGACACGGCAGAGCCGCCCTCAAGGCCGGAAGTTCCTCCGGTGGCGAGATCAGATGCGAAGCCGTCGGTGTTGGCTGTGGCCGAAAGTGGCGCCagcagcaccgccgccgccaccgctggtgcGCAGCAGGAGTCAACCCGGGAGCCAGAGAAGAGGGAGGACCACAGAGGAAGAGATCCAGAGCTCCGGGCCAGCGAATCAGATCGACGGGATCCCGGGCCCGAGAGCAGCCGGGCCGAGCCGCCGGCAGCAGCAGTCAAGCCCGACGGCGAGGCTGCTGCGCCGGTCGGCTCTGAGGCCAGGAATGGGGAGGCCACCACCGCGACAAAGAG TGAGCTGGCATCTGATGGCGCTCGGCAAGAAAAGTTTTGCATTGATCTCATG GGATTGGATTCTGAGATGGACGTG GATGTGAGAGGAAATTCTGAAAAGAAAGATGGCGAGAGGACCCGGAGAGGCCTGGAGATCAATCTGGAGGACGAGAAGGCGCAAAGGATTCCGGCGGAGGAGCATGCTCCAAAGAAGCTCACTCTGCAGCTTGATTTGGAGAAGCCCAGCCAAGGCGACGAAAAGTCGCCATCTGAGCGCAGACAGCCGCCATtgccgccgcagcagcagcagcagcagcacaagccCTCAAAGTCCGAGGTCAAGCATGAGAAATCAC CTCTACCTGCTGCTTCACCGCCTATGCCAATGACCGTCGGCGGCTGGATGGGGACTTTCCCACCTTTTAG TTACATTGCTCCTGTTCCTGGACTAtcagctcctgggcttcatcatcCTATGGACATCAAGCCAGGAACTTCTGCTGGATTACAG CATCCTGCATTGCCTCCACTGCCAGTACGCCCGAAGCGCTGCGCTACACATTGTTACATCGCACAGCAGATCCAATACCACCAGCGAATTACGAAGATGAACTCTTTCTGGCCCACAACAGcggctgccgccgctgccgccgccgccgccgccacaagaTCTGCACCATTCTTTGGTCCAAGAGGACCATTCAACATGGGCGTCGTTCCACCTGCAGAGGCTGCCTCCCTTCTCGCGAACCCAATGCAGGGGAGCTACCCTGTTCGGGCACACGCCCCGCTGCAAGAAACTAAGGCTCCTTCAATGGTGCCTTCTCCTTTCCAGGGGAGCCTCTCCAAGGATAAAGCGTCATCCAGCAGTGCCAGTGTTGCTGAATCAAACCAAAGGAAGCAACCTCCAGCTCTTGAAGCGCAGCAGTCCTCTCCCATGCCACCAAACATGATG caagcgCCAACATTCATCTTTCCATTCAACCAACATGCTGCAGCAGTAGCAGCTGCAACTGCCGCTGCCAATCGAATGGGAGATACAAAATCTTCTGGCACCAGCAGTGCGATGCCATCATCTGCCACTGCCCACGCTTCAGCAGCACACCCTGGTGCACCGGCCATGAACTTGAGCTTTGCCAACATGCAGCCGGGTGATGCCCAGTTCTTGGCCATCTTACAGAACGGCTACCCATTCCAGCTCGCTGCTGCTCATGCTGGAGGAGCTCCATCATATCGAGGCATGGCACCACCAGGCGCAGGTGTACCGTTTTTCAACGGGCATGTCTACTCTCCCCACATGTTGAACCCATCACAGCAGCAAGGTACGCAGCAACAAAATCATCAGAAAAACCCAATGCCAAGCTTGTCTGGTTCCTCTCAGAAGCATCAGCCACAACAATCACAAGGGTTGCTGGGATATGCACCAAATGCTAatgctgctgctgccgcggccGCAGCAGCCGCTGCCAACAGTTCCCAGAGCTATTCGAGCGGCAACCAGCGTCCTGTTCTACTACATGGCCACGCTCACCGACAGGATCCAGACAAGACTCTGCAAGATGGTCAGTCAAGTGATGACAAGTCTTCACACCATCAGAAGGGTGGGCATGAACATAATTTTGCTATTCCAATGCATCTTCCAAATTTTGCGTTGATGCCATCTGCTGGCAATCAGAGTGAGAAGAAATCTAATGATCACCAccagcagccaccaaccagtcgaGGCCAGGGTGTTCGGATTGATCTTGCTTCATCTCAGCCTTTTGTGATGCCCTTTGGTTCCATTGGCGCTCCTGGTTCTGCTCCAAATGGTCTTGACTTCTCGTCATTGGCACAGAACCATGCGCTTTTCCAGAGCCATCAAGAAGCAGGCCGACATGGTTACCCTCAGCTCAATTTTGCTTCAGCCCAGTCTGTTCAAGCTGCACAGCATAAACCCCAGCATCAAAATGCTGCAGAAGCTAAATCTGTGGCTGGGGATTCATCTTCAATGCCAAGTGCTGGAGATAATGAGAGAAAGAAATCTGCATCTGCAAAGTACCCGAGTGATTCACAGCAGCATTCTCTTTCTTTCTCTAAGCCAGAAAACAAGTCTTTTATGCACCCTTTCCTTGGTAGCAGTGCTAATGAGCCCTCAGTCCGCACTTTGAGCCTTATTGGTGCGGAATCTTCGAATGCCTTTGGGTTAGGCAGCAGCAAATCTTCAAGTGCTTCTACTGCAGCAGCTACGTCAGCTGCAGCCCCATCTGCACCAACCATGTCCCAGCAGCAGCAAATTCAGCTGCAGCTGCACCAACACCATCAGCATCAGATGCAGCAAcaattccagcagcagcaacagcagcagcagcagcagcagcagcagcagcaactccagcagcagcagcaacagcagcagcagcagcaacaacaacagcagcagcaccaGCAACATATGTTACAGCTTcagaaacagcagcagcagcagcaattgTTTCAAAATCATCTGAACTCTCGCCCCAGGTCTGCTGCTCCGAGTAATGCAAGTGGATACTCTGACCGTTTGAGTGCGACGAACTTTCAGAATTTAATGTATCCATCAAGCGCTTCTCAAGGCGGAGTTCCTGGTCAATCACCTCAATTGAAGGCATCGTCGTCGATGAGAGTGTCAGCTCCACCTTCAGCTGCTTCTGTCCCTGCTGCATCCTCGCCTTCTAATTTGATTATGATGAAGAACAGTGGTCTCCATCAACAAGCAAAAGCTCTGCAGGCTCTCTCCACCCCGAATCACCAGTCACAAAGCATGAGTTCGTCGAAGATTGGCCACTCCCTTACTAATCTTTCTACTGGAGGAGCAGGGGACCTATCTCGATCTTCAAATGCCCCTGTTGCTTCTGGTTCGCCATCTAACTCGGTCTCCAAAAGTACTGGTGGTAGCCCACCTGCATCTGGAAGTGCGAAGGGTGGCCAGCCAGTTGTCCAATTGTCATCACCTCAACAACATGCAGCAAAGAACTCCCCTTCAACTTCTGGATCCAAGTCGGCTTCAACAAATCCCTACAGCAGTATGCCTATGCCATCGATCCTTGGTCAGCAACCAAACATGGCTCACTCTGGTGGTAAGCAGCAGTCACATGGACCCTCATTGAAACAACAGCAGCCGTTCCCACAAGGCCATGGCCACGGCCACTTCTTCATCTCCAATGCCTTTGCGCCACAAGGTCCGCCTCAGCATGTAAATGCTGGAGCTGGTGCTGGCCTCTACCAAAAGCGCTCGGCTGACAagacgcagcagcagcagcagcagcagcagcagaatgcTGTCTCTGGTTCGTCTGCGATGCTCTCTCTTGGTTCCATGTCGATGTCCACATCTGCGATTCCAGCTGATGCGGGGAAGGCTCATAGTGCAGCTGGCAGTAACATGAAGGCCAATCTTCATCCAGCGCCTGGTGGTTTTATGCACCTTGCGACAGCGGGGCAATCTGCGAGTGGTTCGCCTCACTCTCACCTTTCAGCGGCACAATTGACGTTTTCAATGCCGATGCCCGTAAAGCCTACCAGTGATCAGAAGCCTGCTGCTG GTAAGTAA